From Vitis vinifera cultivar Pinot Noir 40024 chromosome 5, ASM3070453v1, the proteins below share one genomic window:
- the LOC100244340 gene encoding cysteine-tryptophan domain-containing zinc finger protein 5 isoform X4 has product MEENELEEGGASYYKEEDNASIDPEIALSYIGEKLQDVLGHFQKDFEGGVSAENLGAKFGGYGSFLPTYQRSSIWSHPKTPQRVQNYNKAISPNTLLMEGCPQIAKAPSNAHPSVKLGTTSCDAPSLHMSRVPSGNISVKQDSFLPSAPVMEMSPSKHGTSNKLVNPTGRRVPKVRIKVGSVSAEKKNAEIYSGLGLDNSPSSSLGNSPDESGGMPLESQETLQESPTSILQIMTSFAVPEGVLLSPLHDSFICLIRKKKFPRNSKPVPALEGSQEQPALSPDEAATLLVDEQVLKEKKTRLVGKSERRAEVKHGSGMDFKNDMAFPLKEEVENQFPEGKEHFSNDLKFTSLSNTLHDVGDSGKGTGRATEIFGEPNKDGLKERVFFSDLDKEEPLEPITGQDSGTSVQRNVKSSSLENTWECGVACSNKNVSADPREDVRYKGNKLPGQFRADSDMFRGKEDTDVGEMDPQQWKLGQKAVSHDHGRITMSCKKEKQLWEGKKKLKGAQINGEPAPHLAEEGLRIGFCSAPKDKHNLKSQKDTGEVEDNPRELLTDRKSEQMADRIDPLKRPGERAKVSDFKDVEKGGSAFFKSKGRSSGKRVENQYASEASLQVALNPPFTENRSTTKMVPAAVAPVVIEENWVCCDSCQKWRLLPFGKKPEHLPEKWLCSMLSWLPGLNHCDISEEETTKALNALYQLSIPESQTSMHNHVNGIASGVTLDDVRHPAQNHQNPSSHDMPNEGKKKYGCKKMSNAGNNSGQIPNSAKNHRQEPLKSRSLIDMHKLDVEKHIHKQKEKNMKKGDLEQTKTKSKREADNYGGEASKKAKTEDACYSGKNCNFKHGRDLGKVCLISDTTLPAKATGKEVIKSNEICYSVDSNCDKKDKMLLSVKKLEDQAQVSLHGGSLAMKTSDKRDIALEERKLNEWEDIENQTDVCQITKDHIQENKVFVKKENSEMEFRKEKKTKLSIERVESNTSKGDDRSRKGVMTRILLSGTKDDEVDNIEEVRIIEKNQQHKMCEEKIASQQTLDSIDSMKKDLGTGKVSMAATSSSSKVSGSRKTRANFQEVKGSPAESVSSSPLRASKLDNLTSDKGGILRKDDATDGGLSMVGNLGRCLNGVGNRSCNQSGAPIKEKVSSVFPPKSLELHALDNRDGDAKPKFSAKAKPSELRNSRLVKGDAVTSEQHHEYGNDLHAVEHCDNENHFCDSALFPQKSSRGSSMRSKENNRRSRSDFDSDKMKVCDPLNEQEDLHASKSLRCKLENDTQHLAPHPETVSDVKHSFPGRGCIKYNDDEKNHVNKGNSLGKWSGDIKKENQLKFREYEGSNLKLGDSCSLYKSATPQKFLNKSFAKKTDLKELESRGETLQLFPYHEGERETLARDFQSVPGSQKERVFDLCSVGASASADVSKVLKEPGNAGIKNGTRQSLGHLLPNEHRVRDLSISSPMRKDSFGPSATNALKEAKDLRDYADRLKSSGFGFESYETYFQAAVKFLHGASLLETCNSDGGKNGVMTQIQAYSTAAKLCERCAHEYERRQEMAAAALAYKCMEVACMRVVYCKHSSINRDRHELQATLQIAPKGTGCKFCY; this is encoded by the exons ATGGAAGAGAATGAGCTCGAGGAAGGCGGGGCTTCCTACTACAAGGAGGAAGACAACGCAAGCATTGACCCTGAAATCGCTCTCTCTTACATT GGTGAGAAGCTTCAAGATGTTTTGGGACATTTTCAAAAGGATTTTGAAGGTGGGGTTTCTGCAGAGAATTTGG GGGCAAAGTTTGGTGGCTATGGTTCATTTCTACCAACTTATCAGCGTTCTTCTATCTGGTCTCATCCAAAGACTCCACAGAGAGTCCAGAACTACAATAAGGCAATATCTCCTAACACTTTACTGATGGAG GGTTGCCCTCAGATTGCTAAAGCACCCTCAAATGCTCACCCATCTGTGAAGCTTGGAACTACTTCCTGCGATGCCCCTTCATTGCATATGTCAAGAGTCCCATCTGGGAATATTTCAGTCAAACAAGATTCGTTCTTACCTTCTGCTCCAGTCATGGAGATGTCACCCTCAAAACATGGAACTTCAAATAAATTAGTTAATCCCACTGGCCGGAGAGTGCCAAAGGTTAGAATCAAAGTGGGTTCCGTTAGTgctgagaaaaaaaatgctgaAATCTATAGTGGACTTGGGCTTGATAATTCTCCATCTTCATCACTGGGGAATAGCCCTGATGAAAGTGGAGGGATGCCACTTGAATCTCAAGAGACACTGCAGGAATCTCCCACCAGCATTCTTCAG ATTATGACTTCGTTCGCTGTTCCTGAGGGTGTACTGTTATCACCTCTTCATGACAGCTTCATTTGCttgataagaaagaaaaaatttccaAGAAACAGTAAACCTGTGCCTGCTCTTGAAGGCAGTCAAGAACAACCTGCTTTATCACCAGATGAGGCAGCTACATTGCTGGTTGATGAGCAGGTtctaaaagagaagaaaacaaggtTAGTCGGGAAAAGTGAACGGCGAGCAGAAGTGAAGCATGGGAGTGGTATGGATTTTAAGAATGACATGGCATTTCCTTTGAAGGAAGAAGTAGAAAATCAGTTCCCAGAAGGCAAGGAGCATTTCTCCAATGACTTGAAATTCACATCTCTTTCCAACACACTACATGATGTTGGGGATTCTGGCAAAGGTACTGGCAGGGCAACTGAAATTTTCGGGGAGCCCAATAAAGATGGGTTGAAAGAAAGAGTATTCTTTTCTGACTTGGATAAGGAAGAGCCTTTGGAGCCAATAACTGGTCAAGACAGTGGCACAAGCGTGCAACGAAATGTTAAGAGTAGTTCTCTGGAAAATACTTGGGAATGCGGGGTGGCATGTTCCAATAAGAATGTTTCTGCTGATCCTAGAGAAGATGTCAGGTACAAAGGTAACAAGCTTCCTGGTCAATTTAGAGCTGACTCAGATATGTTTAGGGGTAAGGAAGATACTGATGTTGGAGAAATGGATCCTCAACAATGGAAGCTTGGCCAAAAAGCTGTATCACATGATCACGGTAGAATTACGATGTCCTGCAAGAAGGAAAAACAGCTGTGGGAGGGCAAAAAGAAGTTAAAGGGAGCCCAAATTAATGGTGAGCCTGCTCCCCATTTAGCAGAGGAAGGCTTGAGGATTGGATTTTGTTCAGCACCAAAAGATAAGCATAATTTGAAGTCCCAAAAAGATACTGGAGAGGTCGAGGATAATCCTAGAGAATTATTGACAGACAGAAAATCAGAACAGATGGCTGACCGAATAGATCCACTAAAGAGACCTGGTGAGAGGGCAAAGGTTTCTGATTTTAAGGATGTTGAGAAAGGAGGGAGTGCATTCTTTAAGTCAAAGGGAAGATCAAGCGGAAAAAGAGTTGAAAACCAGTATGCATCTGAGGCATCTTTACAAGTGGCCCTGAATCCACCTTTTACAGAAAACAGATCCACCACAAAGATGGTGCCAGCAGCAGTGGCTCCTGTAGTCATAGAAGAAAATTGGGTGTGCTGTGACAGTTGCCAGAAGTGGCGGCTTCTACCATTTGGTAAAAAGCCTGAACACCTCCCTGAGAAGTGGCTGTGTAGCATGCTAAGCTGGCT GCCTGGGTTGAACCACTGTGATATCAGTGAGGAGGAAACAACAAAGGCTCTTAATGCATTGTACCAACTTTCTATTCCTGAGAGCCAAACTAGCATGCACAATCATGTCAATGGAATTGCATCTGGAGTAACTTTGGATGATGTACGACATCCTGCCCAGAACCATCAAAATCCCAGTTCTCATGACATGCCTaatgaaggaaagaagaaatATGGATGCAAAAAAATGTCGAATGCAGGTAACAATAGTGGTCAGATTCCAAATTCTGCAAAGAACCATAGGCAGGAACCTTTGAAAAGCAGAAGCTTAATTGACATGCACAAATTAGATGTTGAAAAACACATACATAAACAAAAGGAGAAGAATATGAAAAAGG GTGATCTGGAGCAAACGAAGACAAAAAGTAAAAGGGAAGCTGATAATTATGGGGGTGAAGCTTCTAAGAAAGCTAAAACAGAAGATGCTTGTTATAGCGGTAAAAATTGCAATTTCAAACATGGCAGGGACCTTGGAAAGGTTTGCCTCATTTCTGACACCACTTTGCCAGCTAAGGCAACTGGGAAGGAAGTGATCAAATCCAATGAAATCTGTTATTCAGTGGATTCAAATTGTGATAAAAAGGACAAGATGCTACTTTCTGTAAAGAAACTGGAAGACCAAGCTCAGGTCTCTCTGCATGGTGGGTCATTGGCTATGAAAACAAGTGATAAAAGGGATATTGCTCTGGAGGAGAGGAAATTGAACGAGTGGGAGGACATTGAGAACCAGACAGATGTATGTCAAATTACCAAGGATCATATCCAGGAAAACAAGGTTTTTGTGAAGAAGGAGAATAGTGAGATGGAAttcagaaaggaaaagaaaaccaaGCTGTCTATTGAGCGGGTGGAGTCCAATACAAGTAAGGGTGATGATAGATCAAGAAAAGGTGTGATGACCAGAATCCTCTTGTCAGGTACTAAAGATGATGAAGTTGACAATATAGAAGAGGTgagaattattgagaaaaacCAGCAACACAAAATGTGTGAAGAAAAGATCGCATCTCAACAAACGTTGGACAGTATTGACTCAATGAAAAAGGATTTGGGAACTGGGAAAGTTTCAATGGCAGCCACTTCAAGCTCTTCAAAGGTTTCAGGTTCTCGTAAAACTAGAGCCAACTTCCAAGAAGTGAAAGGCTCACCAGCAGAATCAGTCTCTTCATCTCCTCTGAGGGCCTCTAAATTAGACAACCTTACATCAGATAAAGGAGGCATTTTAAGAAAAGATGATGCCACAGATGGTGGTCTTTCCATGGTGGGTAACCTGGGAAGATGTTTGAATGGGGTAGGCAACAGAAGTTGCAATCAGTCTGGAGCACCAATAAAGGAGAAAGTATCCTCTGTCTTCCCTCCTAAATCCCTTGAACTTCATGCTCTTGATAACCGGGATGGAGATGCTAAACCCAAGTTCAGTGCCAAGGCTAAACCTTCTGAACTTCGGAACAGCCGTTTGGTGAAGGGTGATGCTGTTACCTCAGAACAACATCATGAGTATGGCAATGATCTGCATGCTGTGGAACATTGTGACAATGAAAATCATTTCTGTGATAGTGCATTATTTCCACAGAAATCTAGTAGAGGTTCCTCTATGCGGTCGAAGGAGAATAACAGAAGGTCCAGATCTGATTTTGATAGTGATAAGATGAAGGTCTGTGATCCGCTGAATGAGCAGGAAGATTTGCATGCAAGCAAGAGCCTGAGGTGTAAGTTAGAAAATGATACCCAACATCTTGCACCCCACCCTGAAACAGTTAGTGATGTAAAGCACAGTTTTCCTGGTCGAGGTTGTATTAAGTATAATGATGATGAGAAGAATCATGTTAACAAGGGGAATTCTTTAGGGAAATGGTCAGGTGAcatcaaaaaagaaaatcagTTAAAATTTAGAGAATATGAGGGTTCAAATCTGAAATTGGGTGATTCATGTAGCCTTTATAAGAGTGCTACTCCTCAAAAATTTTTGAATAAGAGTTTTGCAAAGAAAACTGATCTGAAAGAATTAGAGTCAAGAGGTGAGACACTACAATTGTTCCCTTATCATGAAGGTGAACGTGAAACTCTGGCTCGGGATTTCCAATCAGTACCAGGATCCCAGAAAGAAAGGGTCTTTGATTTATGTTCAGTTGGTGCCTCTGCCTCTGCTGATGTGTCAAAAGTATTAAAGGAGCCTGGAAATGCTGGTATCAAGAATGGAACTCGACAGAGCTTGGGTCATCTCCTGCCTAATGAACACAGGGTCAGGGATCTAAGCATCTCTAGTCCCATGAGAAAGGATTCTTTTGGTCCTAGTGCCACTAATGCCCTGAAAGAAGCCAAAGATCTCAGAGACTATGCTGATCGtcttaag AGCTCTGGTTTTGGTTTTGAAAGTTATGAGACATACTTCCAAGCTGCTGTAAAGTTTCTTCATGGTGCTTCACTTCTAGAAACTTGCAATAGTGATGGTGGGAAAAATGGGGTGATGACTCAAATTCAGGCATATAGTACTGCAGCTAAACTTTGCGA ACGCTGTGCCCATGAATATGAGAGACGGCAAGAAATGGCAGCTGCTGCTTTAGCATACAAATGCATGGAGGTGGCGTGCATGAGGGTAGTTTACTGCAAACATTCCAGTATAAATAGAGATCGGCATGAGCTGCAAGCAACTTTACAAATTGCTCCTAAAG GCACAGGATGTAAATTTTGCTATTGA
- the LOC100244340 gene encoding cysteine-tryptophan domain-containing zinc finger protein 7 isoform X1, translated as MEENELEEGGASYYKEEDNASIDPEIALSYIGEKLQDVLGHFQKDFEGGVSAENLGAKFGGYGSFLPTYQRSSIWSHPKTPQRVQNYNKAISPNTLLMEGCPQIAKAPSNAHPSVKLGTTSCDAPSLHMSRVPSGNISVKQDSFLPSAPVMEMSPSKHGTSNKLVNPTGRRVPKVRIKVGSVSAEKKNAEIYSGLGLDNSPSSSLGNSPDESGGMPLESQETLQESPTSILQIMTSFAVPEGVLLSPLHDSFICLIRKKKFPRNSKPVPALEGSQEQPALSPDEAATLLVDEQVLKEKKTRLVGKSERRAEVKHGSGMDFKNDMAFPLKEEVENQFPEGKEHFSNDLKFTSLSNTLHDVGDSGKGTGRATEIFGEPNKDGLKERVFFSDLDKEEPLEPITGQDSGTSVQRNVKSSSLENTWECGVACSNKNVSADPREDVRYKGNKLPGQFRADSDMFRGKEDTDVGEMDPQQWKLGQKAVSHDHGRITMSCKKEKQLWEGKKKLKGAQINGEPAPHLAEEGLRIGFCSAPKDKHNLKSQKDTGEVEDNPRELLTDRKSEQMADRIDPLKRPGERAKVSDFKDVEKGGSAFFKSKGRSSGKRVENQYASEASLQVALNPPFTENRSTTKMVPAAVAPVVIEENWVCCDSCQKWRLLPFGKKPEHLPEKWLCSMLSWLPGLNHCDISEEETTKALNALYQLSIPESQTSMHNHVNGIASGVTLDDVRHPAQNHQNPSSHDMPNEGKKKYGCKKMSNAGNNSGQIPNSAKNHRQEPLKSRSLIDMHKLDVEKHIHKQKEKNMKKGDLEQTKTKSKREADNYGGEASKKAKTEDACYSGKNCNFKHGRDLGKVCLISDTTLPAKATGKEVIKSNEICYSVDSNCDKKDKMLLSVKKLEDQAQVSLHGGSLAMKTSDKRDIALEERKLNEWEDIENQTDVCQITKDHIQENKVFVKKENSEMEFRKEKKTKLSIERVESNTSKGDDRSRKGVMTRILLSGTKDDEVDNIEEVRIIEKNQQHKMCEEKIASQQTLDSIDSMKKDLGTGKVSMAATSSSSKVSGSRKTRANFQEVKGSPAESVSSSPLRASKLDNLTSDKGGILRKDDATDGGLSMVGNLGRCLNGVGNRSCNQSGAPIKEKVSSVFPPKSLELHALDNRDGDAKPKFSAKAKPSELRNSRLVKGDAVTSEQHHEYGNDLHAVEHCDNENHFCDSALFPQKSSRGSSMRSKENNRRSRSDFDSDKMKVCDPLNEQEDLHASKSLRCKLENDTQHLAPHPETVSDVKHSFPGRGCIKYNDDEKNHVNKGNSLGKWSGDIKKENQLKFREYEGSNLKLGDSCSLYKSATPQKFLNKSFAKKTDLKELESRGETLQLFPYHEGERETLARDFQSVPGSQKERVFDLCSVGASASADVSKVLKEPGNAGIKNGTRQSLGHLLPNEHRVRDLSISSPMRKDSFGPSATNALKEAKDLRDYADRLKSSGFGFESYETYFQAAVKFLHGASLLETCNSDGGKNGVMTQIQAYSTAAKLCERCAHEYERRQEMAAAALAYKCMEVACMRVVYCKHSSINRDRHELQATLQIAPKGASPSSSASDIDNLNNQTMTDKAALSKVSHVGGKHVIVARNHPNFVRLLDFAQDVNFAIEASRKSQKAFVAANLLLEEAQNREGITSVRRVIDFSFQDVEGLIRLVRLAQEAIS; from the exons ATGGAAGAGAATGAGCTCGAGGAAGGCGGGGCTTCCTACTACAAGGAGGAAGACAACGCAAGCATTGACCCTGAAATCGCTCTCTCTTACATT GGTGAGAAGCTTCAAGATGTTTTGGGACATTTTCAAAAGGATTTTGAAGGTGGGGTTTCTGCAGAGAATTTGG GGGCAAAGTTTGGTGGCTATGGTTCATTTCTACCAACTTATCAGCGTTCTTCTATCTGGTCTCATCCAAAGACTCCACAGAGAGTCCAGAACTACAATAAGGCAATATCTCCTAACACTTTACTGATGGAG GGTTGCCCTCAGATTGCTAAAGCACCCTCAAATGCTCACCCATCTGTGAAGCTTGGAACTACTTCCTGCGATGCCCCTTCATTGCATATGTCAAGAGTCCCATCTGGGAATATTTCAGTCAAACAAGATTCGTTCTTACCTTCTGCTCCAGTCATGGAGATGTCACCCTCAAAACATGGAACTTCAAATAAATTAGTTAATCCCACTGGCCGGAGAGTGCCAAAGGTTAGAATCAAAGTGGGTTCCGTTAGTgctgagaaaaaaaatgctgaAATCTATAGTGGACTTGGGCTTGATAATTCTCCATCTTCATCACTGGGGAATAGCCCTGATGAAAGTGGAGGGATGCCACTTGAATCTCAAGAGACACTGCAGGAATCTCCCACCAGCATTCTTCAG ATTATGACTTCGTTCGCTGTTCCTGAGGGTGTACTGTTATCACCTCTTCATGACAGCTTCATTTGCttgataagaaagaaaaaatttccaAGAAACAGTAAACCTGTGCCTGCTCTTGAAGGCAGTCAAGAACAACCTGCTTTATCACCAGATGAGGCAGCTACATTGCTGGTTGATGAGCAGGTtctaaaagagaagaaaacaaggtTAGTCGGGAAAAGTGAACGGCGAGCAGAAGTGAAGCATGGGAGTGGTATGGATTTTAAGAATGACATGGCATTTCCTTTGAAGGAAGAAGTAGAAAATCAGTTCCCAGAAGGCAAGGAGCATTTCTCCAATGACTTGAAATTCACATCTCTTTCCAACACACTACATGATGTTGGGGATTCTGGCAAAGGTACTGGCAGGGCAACTGAAATTTTCGGGGAGCCCAATAAAGATGGGTTGAAAGAAAGAGTATTCTTTTCTGACTTGGATAAGGAAGAGCCTTTGGAGCCAATAACTGGTCAAGACAGTGGCACAAGCGTGCAACGAAATGTTAAGAGTAGTTCTCTGGAAAATACTTGGGAATGCGGGGTGGCATGTTCCAATAAGAATGTTTCTGCTGATCCTAGAGAAGATGTCAGGTACAAAGGTAACAAGCTTCCTGGTCAATTTAGAGCTGACTCAGATATGTTTAGGGGTAAGGAAGATACTGATGTTGGAGAAATGGATCCTCAACAATGGAAGCTTGGCCAAAAAGCTGTATCACATGATCACGGTAGAATTACGATGTCCTGCAAGAAGGAAAAACAGCTGTGGGAGGGCAAAAAGAAGTTAAAGGGAGCCCAAATTAATGGTGAGCCTGCTCCCCATTTAGCAGAGGAAGGCTTGAGGATTGGATTTTGTTCAGCACCAAAAGATAAGCATAATTTGAAGTCCCAAAAAGATACTGGAGAGGTCGAGGATAATCCTAGAGAATTATTGACAGACAGAAAATCAGAACAGATGGCTGACCGAATAGATCCACTAAAGAGACCTGGTGAGAGGGCAAAGGTTTCTGATTTTAAGGATGTTGAGAAAGGAGGGAGTGCATTCTTTAAGTCAAAGGGAAGATCAAGCGGAAAAAGAGTTGAAAACCAGTATGCATCTGAGGCATCTTTACAAGTGGCCCTGAATCCACCTTTTACAGAAAACAGATCCACCACAAAGATGGTGCCAGCAGCAGTGGCTCCTGTAGTCATAGAAGAAAATTGGGTGTGCTGTGACAGTTGCCAGAAGTGGCGGCTTCTACCATTTGGTAAAAAGCCTGAACACCTCCCTGAGAAGTGGCTGTGTAGCATGCTAAGCTGGCT GCCTGGGTTGAACCACTGTGATATCAGTGAGGAGGAAACAACAAAGGCTCTTAATGCATTGTACCAACTTTCTATTCCTGAGAGCCAAACTAGCATGCACAATCATGTCAATGGAATTGCATCTGGAGTAACTTTGGATGATGTACGACATCCTGCCCAGAACCATCAAAATCCCAGTTCTCATGACATGCCTaatgaaggaaagaagaaatATGGATGCAAAAAAATGTCGAATGCAGGTAACAATAGTGGTCAGATTCCAAATTCTGCAAAGAACCATAGGCAGGAACCTTTGAAAAGCAGAAGCTTAATTGACATGCACAAATTAGATGTTGAAAAACACATACATAAACAAAAGGAGAAGAATATGAAAAAGG GTGATCTGGAGCAAACGAAGACAAAAAGTAAAAGGGAAGCTGATAATTATGGGGGTGAAGCTTCTAAGAAAGCTAAAACAGAAGATGCTTGTTATAGCGGTAAAAATTGCAATTTCAAACATGGCAGGGACCTTGGAAAGGTTTGCCTCATTTCTGACACCACTTTGCCAGCTAAGGCAACTGGGAAGGAAGTGATCAAATCCAATGAAATCTGTTATTCAGTGGATTCAAATTGTGATAAAAAGGACAAGATGCTACTTTCTGTAAAGAAACTGGAAGACCAAGCTCAGGTCTCTCTGCATGGTGGGTCATTGGCTATGAAAACAAGTGATAAAAGGGATATTGCTCTGGAGGAGAGGAAATTGAACGAGTGGGAGGACATTGAGAACCAGACAGATGTATGTCAAATTACCAAGGATCATATCCAGGAAAACAAGGTTTTTGTGAAGAAGGAGAATAGTGAGATGGAAttcagaaaggaaaagaaaaccaaGCTGTCTATTGAGCGGGTGGAGTCCAATACAAGTAAGGGTGATGATAGATCAAGAAAAGGTGTGATGACCAGAATCCTCTTGTCAGGTACTAAAGATGATGAAGTTGACAATATAGAAGAGGTgagaattattgagaaaaacCAGCAACACAAAATGTGTGAAGAAAAGATCGCATCTCAACAAACGTTGGACAGTATTGACTCAATGAAAAAGGATTTGGGAACTGGGAAAGTTTCAATGGCAGCCACTTCAAGCTCTTCAAAGGTTTCAGGTTCTCGTAAAACTAGAGCCAACTTCCAAGAAGTGAAAGGCTCACCAGCAGAATCAGTCTCTTCATCTCCTCTGAGGGCCTCTAAATTAGACAACCTTACATCAGATAAAGGAGGCATTTTAAGAAAAGATGATGCCACAGATGGTGGTCTTTCCATGGTGGGTAACCTGGGAAGATGTTTGAATGGGGTAGGCAACAGAAGTTGCAATCAGTCTGGAGCACCAATAAAGGAGAAAGTATCCTCTGTCTTCCCTCCTAAATCCCTTGAACTTCATGCTCTTGATAACCGGGATGGAGATGCTAAACCCAAGTTCAGTGCCAAGGCTAAACCTTCTGAACTTCGGAACAGCCGTTTGGTGAAGGGTGATGCTGTTACCTCAGAACAACATCATGAGTATGGCAATGATCTGCATGCTGTGGAACATTGTGACAATGAAAATCATTTCTGTGATAGTGCATTATTTCCACAGAAATCTAGTAGAGGTTCCTCTATGCGGTCGAAGGAGAATAACAGAAGGTCCAGATCTGATTTTGATAGTGATAAGATGAAGGTCTGTGATCCGCTGAATGAGCAGGAAGATTTGCATGCAAGCAAGAGCCTGAGGTGTAAGTTAGAAAATGATACCCAACATCTTGCACCCCACCCTGAAACAGTTAGTGATGTAAAGCACAGTTTTCCTGGTCGAGGTTGTATTAAGTATAATGATGATGAGAAGAATCATGTTAACAAGGGGAATTCTTTAGGGAAATGGTCAGGTGAcatcaaaaaagaaaatcagTTAAAATTTAGAGAATATGAGGGTTCAAATCTGAAATTGGGTGATTCATGTAGCCTTTATAAGAGTGCTACTCCTCAAAAATTTTTGAATAAGAGTTTTGCAAAGAAAACTGATCTGAAAGAATTAGAGTCAAGAGGTGAGACACTACAATTGTTCCCTTATCATGAAGGTGAACGTGAAACTCTGGCTCGGGATTTCCAATCAGTACCAGGATCCCAGAAAGAAAGGGTCTTTGATTTATGTTCAGTTGGTGCCTCTGCCTCTGCTGATGTGTCAAAAGTATTAAAGGAGCCTGGAAATGCTGGTATCAAGAATGGAACTCGACAGAGCTTGGGTCATCTCCTGCCTAATGAACACAGGGTCAGGGATCTAAGCATCTCTAGTCCCATGAGAAAGGATTCTTTTGGTCCTAGTGCCACTAATGCCCTGAAAGAAGCCAAAGATCTCAGAGACTATGCTGATCGtcttaag AGCTCTGGTTTTGGTTTTGAAAGTTATGAGACATACTTCCAAGCTGCTGTAAAGTTTCTTCATGGTGCTTCACTTCTAGAAACTTGCAATAGTGATGGTGGGAAAAATGGGGTGATGACTCAAATTCAGGCATATAGTACTGCAGCTAAACTTTGCGA ACGCTGTGCCCATGAATATGAGAGACGGCAAGAAATGGCAGCTGCTGCTTTAGCATACAAATGCATGGAGGTGGCGTGCATGAGGGTAGTTTACTGCAAACATTCCAGTATAAATAGAGATCGGCATGAGCTGCAAGCAACTTTACAAATTGCTCCTAAAG GTGCATCTCCGTCATCTTCAGCATCAGATATCGATAATTTAAACAATCAAACAATGACTGATAAGGCTGCTCTGTCCAAGGTTTCTCATGTTGGTGGAAAGCATGTCATTGTTGCTCGTAACCATCCTAACTTTGTTCGGCTTCTTGATTTT GCACAGGATGTAAATTTTGCTATTGAGGCCTCAAGAAAATCACAGAAGGCTTTTGTGGCTGCTAATTTACTCCTGGAAGAGGCACAGAATAGGGAGGGTATCACTTCTGTTAGAAGGGTTATTGACTTCAGCTTCCAAGATGTAGAGGGACTCATTCGTTTGGTTCGGCTTGCACAGGAGGCCATTAGTTAG